One Gemmatimonadota bacterium genomic window carries:
- a CDS encoding PQQ-like beta-propeller repeat protein: protein MRVVIITFSIALLFLTGSGFAADWPQWFGPNRDGISSETGLLKDWPDSGLVVLWRIPLGEGFSSIAVARGAAYTMFAEGEDEYAVCLDVATGEERWRVKTGRNFSDWQGGNGPRATPIIDKERAFFLGAYGQLYALNVEDGETVWSHHFQTEYISDPPHWGFSTSPLIEGNWLIVEVGGSSGNAFIAFDKTTGEVAWASQDDAPSYASPIAITVSDVRQIVFFPVSGLVGVAARDGRFLWRHSWQTGPDVNAATPIFLPPDRLFISSGYGKGATVIQLISQNGQFSVKRVWFNRSMKNHFASSIHHEGYLYGFDNAILKCIAADTGQEQWRKRGFQKGSLIFADGHLIVLGEQGKLALVEAKPEAYIERASAQVLSPRCWTPPTLSNGRLYLRNHTEMVCLEVGSEK from the coding sequence ATGCGTGTCGTTATTATCACCTTTTCGATTGCCCTGCTCTTCCTGACGGGCAGTGGCTTTGCCGCGGATTGGCCGCAGTGGTTTGGTCCCAATCGCGATGGTATTTCCTCTGAGACAGGGTTGCTCAAAGATTGGCCTGATTCCGGACTTGTTGTTCTCTGGCGAATACCGCTGGGCGAGGGTTTCTCGAGCATTGCCGTTGCACGGGGCGCAGCCTATACTATGTTTGCTGAAGGCGAAGATGAGTATGCGGTATGTCTGGATGTCGCGACAGGGGAAGAGCGCTGGCGGGTTAAGACAGGACGCAATTTTTCAGATTGGCAGGGCGGGAACGGTCCCAGAGCTACGCCCATTATTGACAAAGAACGGGCGTTCTTTTTAGGTGCATACGGACAGCTTTATGCACTCAATGTTGAGGACGGAGAAACTGTATGGTCTCACCATTTTCAAACTGAATACATAAGCGATCCCCCCCATTGGGGCTTTTCTACGTCTCCTTTGATAGAAGGCAATTGGCTGATTGTCGAGGTTGGAGGTTCTTCTGGAAACGCTTTTATTGCTTTTGATAAAACCACTGGCGAGGTTGCCTGGGCATCTCAAGATGACGCTCCTTCTTATGCTTCACCTATTGCGATTACTGTGTCTGATGTCCGGCAAATCGTCTTTTTTCCAGTCTCTGGTCTGGTCGGTGTCGCTGCCAGAGATGGTCGATTCCTGTGGCGGCATTCCTGGCAAACAGGTCCCGATGTCAATGCTGCGACGCCTATTTTTCTCCCCCCAGATAGACTTTTTATCTCTTCGGGTTATGGCAAAGGCGCGACGGTTATCCAGCTTATTTCCCAGAACGGTCAGTTTTCGGTAAAAAGAGTATGGTTCAATCGCAGTATGAAAAACCACTTTGCCTCTTCCATACATCACGAGGGGTACCTCTATGGCTTTGACAACGCCATTCTCAAGTGTATTGCCGCAGATACCGGGCAGGAGCAATGGCGCAAACGCGGCTTTCAAAAGGGGTCACTCATCTTTGCGGATGGCCATCTGATCGTCCTGGGCGAACAGGGCAAGCTGGCGCTCGTGGAGGCCAAGCCAGAAGCGTACATAGAAAGAGCCAGTGCTCAGGTTTTGTCTCCGCGGTGCTGGACGCCACCCACACTATCTAATGGCAGGCTTTATCTTCGAAACCACACTGAGATGGTTTGTCTGGAAGTGGGAAGTGAGAAGTAG
- a CDS encoding tetratricopeptide repeat protein, whose translation MTSKTNNATDRISHYFPYIVGGTAIVVRFFYLWSFWATHPFSQKLISDARIFDDWALRIASGDWLGTAEVFILPPLYPYLMAVVYAIFGHAPKLIIGLQAAAGCASAILVYRLGARHFGAYAGLFAGLLFASYGPQLFYEGMLLGTSGAVFLSLVGLTLISGKNKTHWHLGLAGLVFGLATLMRPNILSAIPFLLFGAWWAYHKATPAKRSIRLASYFLGGLILPLLLCGLRNGLVADDWVLMTAHGGINFYMGNHPDAPGWFSAPPGVDAQITPDGAQGNLEGPRRVAEDALGRSLKASEVSSFWFNKGLAFWIDDPTGAIAVTLRKVRLFASGYEVPLNYNFYYQRKFSAILRLPIAELWILFPLSIVGLIVAARQFDRHAILYLWLIGYAAGVLAFHVSSRYRMPAIPILMIFAGMGTWTLISCVQSQKWKNLCIGAAALIILWTGYRIELNAQLAQNNWTMDPFNLGTAYLWANENEPAQLYLEEAEKYGQGDAVLYYNLGLAYARTEKMEAAKNAYQQALSRDPDMVRAYVNLGNVLFHEKKFHEAINNYREALKRDPNTHNARANMGWAYWSLGRTDEARNAWQQVLQTAPDHPSAKAGMARTR comes from the coding sequence ATGACATCGAAAACAAACAACGCAACAGATCGGATCTCGCATTATTTTCCCTATATTGTGGGCGGGACTGCGATAGTGGTCCGTTTTTTTTATCTCTGGTCATTCTGGGCCACTCATCCGTTCTCTCAGAAACTCATCTCAGACGCGCGGATATTCGACGACTGGGCACTGCGCATCGCCTCGGGAGACTGGCTCGGCACGGCTGAAGTCTTCATTCTCCCCCCCCTGTATCCATACCTCATGGCGGTTGTATATGCGATCTTCGGACATGCGCCCAAACTGATAATAGGCTTACAGGCTGCCGCCGGATGTGCCAGTGCGATACTGGTCTATCGATTGGGCGCGCGGCACTTTGGCGCATACGCGGGATTATTCGCGGGATTGTTATTTGCGAGCTATGGACCGCAACTATTTTACGAAGGCATGCTACTGGGCACATCGGGTGCCGTATTCCTCAGCCTGGTAGGATTGACGCTAATCTCGGGCAAGAATAAAACCCACTGGCACCTGGGGCTGGCCGGATTGGTCTTTGGACTGGCAACACTCATGCGCCCCAACATCTTATCCGCAATCCCATTCTTGCTATTCGGCGCGTGGTGGGCCTACCACAAAGCAACACCGGCAAAACGTTCAATAAGACTGGCGAGTTACTTCTTAGGGGGCCTCATCCTCCCACTCCTCCTGTGCGGACTTCGCAACGGCCTGGTCGCGGACGACTGGGTATTGATGACCGCGCACGGCGGCATCAACTTTTACATGGGCAATCACCCGGATGCGCCCGGCTGGTTCTCCGCACCTCCTGGTGTGGATGCACAGATCACCCCGGATGGGGCACAGGGCAATTTGGAAGGCCCGCGCCGCGTGGCCGAAGACGCCTTGGGGCGATCTTTGAAAGCATCTGAAGTCTCTTCCTTCTGGTTTAATAAGGGACTCGCATTCTGGATAGACGATCCAACAGGCGCGATAGCCGTAACCTTGCGAAAAGTGCGCCTATTTGCATCGGGATACGAAGTCCCACTCAATTACAATTTCTATTACCAGAGAAAATTCTCTGCCATCTTGCGCTTACCAATCGCAGAACTGTGGATATTATTTCCCCTATCCATCGTGGGACTCATCGTCGCAGCCCGGCAATTTGACCGCCATGCCATCCTGTATCTATGGCTCATAGGATATGCGGCAGGCGTATTGGCATTTCACGTATCGTCGCGCTATCGCATGCCCGCAATCCCCATCCTCATGATATTTGCAGGCATGGGAACATGGACATTGATATCCTGTGTACAGTCGCAAAAGTGGAAAAACCTCTGCATCGGTGCGGCGGCACTAATCATCCTGTGGACCGGCTACCGCATAGAACTAAACGCACAGCTCGCCCAAAACAACTGGACCATGGACCCCTTTAATCTGGGCACGGCTTATTTGTGGGCAAACGAAAATGAACCGGCGCAATTATATCTGGAAGAAGCGGAAAAATACGGACAGGGCGACGCCGTGTTGTATTACAACCTGGGATTGGCATATGCACGCACCGAAAAAATGGAAGCCGCCAAAAACGCATATCAACAGGCACTGTCCCGGGACCCCGACATGGTGCGCGCATACGTCAACCTGGGCAACGTCCTGTTTCACGAAAAAAAATTTCACGAAGCGATAAATAACTATCGGGAAGCACTGAAAAGAGATCCCAATACCCACAATGCGCGCGCGAACATGGGCTGGGCGTATTGGTCTCTGGGAAGGACAGATGAAGCGCGCAACGCCTGGCAGCAAGTCTTGCAAACAGCGCCCGACCACCCCTCGGCAAAAGCTGGGATGGCGCGCACGCGCTAA
- a CDS encoding GWxTD domain-containing protein, whose translation MCNDKRKIRSICERIFIACAFAMICVPVWADRLQESFDARADSLAAVLVAERAGPDSSAIYRALQREEKTQFLIDFWQRHNPVVLQFYYGYHIGRRYLTVSDAFFERGRLIPQRYKTRATPPDPALLDDAVALFERLLRDNADDRIALCALGYCLLEQHKGVEAERIFVRVLEKDRRFLIARHGRALACLIQKKQVRRALDLFQDTVSLDSQYEAAYYNLAMCHLAMRSVDMDYHFGNVVKRFPQHRDAYFKLGVFYVSLYYFEKAVKALSKQVAVNPAHTVARGRLARVAMELKYLKQELHTTTELRDLAQKDPERYLPLLGAQYLESGAYEQAEASFSQFLSLLPQNERLLYEDVTLLLSASEFETFRMIRGDEKRAFTNLFWRKIDPTPTTPVNERRLEHYRRVNYAIQNFSEGRIPYDARGDVYIRFGHPDHRSWSDHLVFETNAKVIRVKNRLMDLARNALHEIAPTTSLQVESSLGASTVLKVTPEVRGLPIFPLPHQGALFRDGASLNYKWESWIYAHIGEGIEVTFLDALGNFDFQFPQPPVDSPNRLLWLHLAPEAVVARVVNRTPSVYHYPYPGDPMPLLMSVADFRGNGRDTRLDAFIGIPWTALKTQKRGTQIEASVKRMWVLYDVQGIEIARDSLNTRATQREAVDDPGVLWVDQVTTEVKPGHYLMAVRVTDPASGKLQIHRQLVDVEPYNAPILMVSDPVVAGKIATIETPAEGKFIRDDLEVLPLPSHTFAPEQPVYLYYEVYNLFRDDTGQTHYRVDYTVRGSKNAGARLLKGIGTLLGISEKQEGVQVSYEHRGNKETEPVYVALNVAANPGQKLTIGVTVTDLNRPGIPTATKDVWVAIGK comes from the coding sequence ATGTGTAACGACAAAAGAAAAATTCGCTCCATCTGTGAACGCATCTTTATCGCGTGTGCATTTGCCATGATATGTGTGCCTGTCTGGGCAGATCGCCTGCAGGAAAGCTTCGATGCACGGGCAGATTCGCTCGCCGCAGTCCTGGTCGCAGAACGCGCCGGACCAGACAGCTCAGCCATCTATCGGGCATTGCAGCGAGAGGAAAAAACGCAATTTTTAATCGACTTCTGGCAACGACACAATCCCGTAGTCCTGCAATTTTATTACGGATATCACATCGGGCGCCGCTACCTGACGGTATCAGACGCTTTTTTTGAACGCGGTCGATTGATACCCCAGCGCTATAAAACGCGCGCCACACCACCAGATCCCGCCCTGCTCGACGATGCCGTAGCACTATTTGAACGCCTGCTACGGGACAATGCCGACGACCGAATCGCCCTGTGCGCGCTGGGATATTGTTTGTTAGAACAGCACAAAGGCGTGGAAGCAGAACGCATTTTTGTGCGCGTACTGGAAAAAGACCGGCGGTTTCTCATCGCGCGACACGGGCGGGCACTGGCGTGCTTGATCCAGAAAAAACAGGTGCGCCGCGCACTGGATCTTTTCCAGGACACCGTATCTCTCGATTCGCAATACGAGGCAGCGTATTACAATCTGGCAATGTGTCACCTGGCAATGCGTAGCGTAGATATGGACTATCACTTTGGCAATGTGGTCAAGCGTTTTCCGCAACATCGCGATGCGTATTTTAAACTGGGGGTATTTTATGTATCGCTCTATTATTTTGAAAAAGCCGTCAAGGCATTGTCAAAGCAAGTCGCTGTAAATCCAGCGCACACCGTGGCAAGGGGCAGATTGGCGCGCGTGGCAATGGAATTGAAGTATTTAAAACAAGAACTGCACACAACCACAGAACTGCGCGACCTCGCCCAAAAAGATCCCGAGCGTTATCTGCCGCTTTTGGGCGCACAATATCTGGAATCGGGCGCGTACGAGCAGGCAGAAGCGTCATTTTCGCAATTTTTATCCCTCTTACCGCAAAACGAACGCCTCCTGTACGAAGATGTCACCTTACTCCTGTCGGCAAGTGAATTTGAGACCTTTCGCATGATCAGGGGAGATGAAAAACGCGCATTTACCAATTTGTTCTGGCGCAAGATAGACCCAACGCCGACCACACCGGTTAACGAGCGCAGATTGGAACACTACCGGCGCGTGAATTACGCGATTCAGAACTTTTCCGAAGGTCGAATACCCTATGATGCGCGCGGCGATGTGTATATCCGCTTTGGTCATCCCGATCATCGAAGCTGGTCCGATCACCTCGTATTCGAAACCAATGCAAAAGTGATTCGGGTAAAGAATCGGCTCATGGACCTCGCGAGAAATGCGCTGCATGAAATCGCTCCGACGACATCGCTACAGGTAGAATCGTCGTTGGGCGCAAGCACGGTACTGAAGGTAACACCCGAAGTTCGGGGACTGCCGATATTTCCCCTGCCGCATCAGGGTGCATTGTTTCGAGATGGCGCGTCTTTGAACTACAAGTGGGAGTCCTGGATTTACGCCCATATTGGCGAGGGAATTGAAGTGACATTCCTCGACGCCCTGGGCAATTTTGATTTTCAATTTCCCCAGCCGCCTGTTGACTCGCCCAATCGATTGCTGTGGCTACACCTCGCACCCGAAGCCGTGGTCGCACGAGTCGTCAACCGCACGCCCTCTGTTTACCACTATCCATATCCCGGAGACCCCATGCCGCTGCTTATGTCCGTAGCGGATTTTAGGGGCAATGGACGCGATACGCGCCTGGATGCCTTTATCGGCATACCCTGGACCGCATTGAAAACGCAAAAACGGGGAACACAGATAGAGGCTTCGGTGAAGCGAATGTGGGTCCTCTATGACGTACAGGGAATAGAAATTGCCCGCGACAGCCTGAACACGCGGGCAACACAGCGCGAAGCCGTTGACGACCCCGGCGTTTTATGGGTAGATCAGGTCACTACAGAAGTCAAACCAGGCCACTATCTCATGGCCGTGCGGGTGACCGACCCGGCCTCGGGGAAATTGCAAATTCACCGACAACTCGTCGATGTAGAACCATACAATGCCCCAATCCTGATGGTAAGCGACCCCGTCGTAGCGGGAAAAATTGCAACAATAGAAACCCCTGCAGAAGGCAAATTCATCCGAGACGATCTCGAAGTGCTCCCCCTGCCGTCACACACCTTTGCTCCAGAACAGCCAGTCTATCTGTACTACGAAGTGTATAACCTCTTCCGAGACGACACGGGGCAAACGCATTACCGCGTGGATTATACTGTACGTGGCAGCAAAAATGCCGGTGCCCGGTTGCTAAAAGGCATCGGCACATTGCTGGGCATATCTGAAAAGCAAGAAGGCGTGCAGGTATCTTATGAACACCGAGGCAATAAGGAAACAGAACCCGTATATGTTGCCCTCAACGTAGCGGCAAACCCGGGACAAAAACTCACGATAGGCGTAACCGTAACCGACCTGAACCGCCCGGGAATACCCACAGCGACAAAAGATGTCTGGGTAGCGATAGGGAAATAA